One Gimesia aquarii DNA segment encodes these proteins:
- a CDS encoding glycoside hydrolase family 172 protein: protein MKLRATLWLLLLISTPAVCPGAGASPPIRQTSTSWQLDLPDHPVSRRISLRSEFKGKQTFGTLIGPGCIRRIWVTGNFISRKDILRIYFDGETIPSVEAPLPDFFGLMHNLTQPGKNYQINSPFLSVKPKLGMTCYLPMPFAKGARIEVESPEGSIVYMMVDWHDYPGQQLKEKMRFRARWRRESPVADFADDFIMLDAAGPGRLIGFVYAVDMLESRHKMRWSHGGADNIYIDGLGDQPSFLRGIGGEDTFGASHGGADYVPQTFLYSDMPYYIQKDAKGERQKLVGYRFFAKDEVHFNESLHIRFGARAHDISSTAYWYSEEPVRPYFKMPPVKQRLPQTKILRGEYDLPLPDSGSWWLAGPFAKVESLPMRDGKFNPKKSFLDRAWKKRDSIRGFVEFNHVLRPKASNANSPTLDGWAVAYCKLEAQSEMTAEFRLAWDDHLILKLNDDPTVDLGSQPYIRTRTLKVKLLKGTNKLQVWLSNQVGVTRGAWNFAFRATAPNSRIILPRSE, encoded by the coding sequence ATGAAACTTCGGGCCACTTTGTGGCTTTTATTGTTGATTTCAACGCCTGCTGTCTGTCCAGGGGCCGGCGCGTCCCCGCCAATTCGACAGACATCAACGTCATGGCAGTTGGATCTTCCCGACCACCCCGTTTCGCGACGTATCAGTCTACGCAGTGAATTCAAGGGTAAGCAAACCTTCGGAACGCTAATCGGTCCTGGATGTATTCGTCGCATCTGGGTAACGGGGAATTTCATCAGTCGAAAGGACATTTTACGAATTTACTTCGATGGCGAAACAATCCCGTCTGTCGAAGCACCTCTGCCCGATTTTTTCGGCTTAATGCATAACCTGACTCAACCGGGAAAGAACTATCAGATCAATAGTCCATTCCTCTCGGTTAAGCCGAAACTGGGGATGACGTGTTATCTTCCGATGCCCTTTGCCAAGGGGGCACGTATTGAGGTTGAATCGCCTGAGGGAAGCATCGTCTACATGATGGTCGATTGGCACGATTATCCAGGTCAGCAATTGAAGGAAAAGATGCGATTTCGTGCCCGTTGGCGACGAGAATCTCCGGTTGCGGATTTTGCAGACGACTTCATAATGCTGGATGCAGCCGGACCGGGAAGGTTAATCGGATTTGTTTACGCCGTCGATATGCTGGAAAGCCGACACAAGATGCGCTGGAGCCATGGTGGAGCAGACAACATCTACATTGATGGTCTTGGCGACCAGCCTTCGTTTCTACGTGGCATTGGTGGTGAAGATACTTTTGGCGCCTCTCATGGAGGCGCCGATTATGTGCCGCAGACATTTCTCTATTCGGACATGCCTTACTACATTCAAAAAGATGCCAAAGGCGAACGGCAAAAACTGGTAGGTTATCGTTTTTTTGCCAAAGACGAAGTCCACTTTAACGAATCGTTACATATCCGCTTTGGCGCACGAGCGCATGATATTTCATCAACTGCGTATTGGTATTCTGAAGAGCCGGTAAGGCCGTATTTCAAGATGCCGCCGGTAAAGCAGCGCTTACCGCAAACAAAAATTCTCCGAGGCGAATATGATCTTCCGTTACCTGACAGTGGTTCGTGGTGGTTAGCAGGACCTTTTGCGAAGGTAGAATCTCTACCAATGCGTGATGGTAAGTTTAATCCTAAAAAATCATTTCTTGATCGTGCCTGGAAGAAGCGCGACTCAATCCGAGGATTTGTTGAGTTCAATCACGTTTTGCGTCCCAAGGCGTCCAATGCAAATTCTCCCACGTTAGACGGATGGGCTGTTGCGTATTGCAAATTAGAGGCTCAGTCGGAAATGACCGCGGAATTCCGTTTGGCTTGGGACGACCATTTGATCCTCAAGCTAAACGACGATCCCACTGTCGATCTTGGATCACAGCCCTACATTCGTACAAGAACTCTGAAAGTGAAACTACTAAAAGGGACTAATAAGTTACAGGTCTGGCTGAGCAATCAAGTAGGTGTGACGCGCGGCGCCTGGAACTTTGCGTTTCGTGCTACTGCACCCAATAGCAGGATCATTCTACCCAGGTCTGAGTAA